The Vibrio sp. NTOU-M3 genomic sequence GATCGTCACTGGGAATAAAACCGGAGAAAATATTCAAAGTTGTGGTTTTGCCAGAACCAGTACCACCAGCGATCAAAATGTTCATTTCCCCTTGAACTGCCGCTTCAACAAACTTAGCCATCTGCTCTGACAGGGAGTTGTAATTGAGCAAATTGTCCATCGTGAGCTTATCGACCGCAAAGCGACGAATTGAAACGGATGCGCCATCGAGAGCAAGAGGCGGAATAATGGCATTAACCCGCGAACCATCAACGAGTCGAGCATCCACCATGGGAGATGCTTCATCAATACGTCGCCCAACTTGGCTTACAATCCGATCAATGATGTTACGAAGGTGGCGGTCATCTAAAAAAGTGTATGGTGTTCTTTCTAGCTTACCGCGACGCTCAACAAAGACACTCTTCGGGCCATTCACCAATATGTCCGACACCGTGGAGTCATTTAGAAGCGGTTCCAAAGGCCCAAGACCAAACACTTCATCTTCAATCTGTTGAATGATACGTTTGCGAGCTTCTGCGCTGAGTGCATGAGATTGATCTTCGGCCATCAACTGCACGATTGAGTCATGCAGATCTTTTTTCGCCCTGTCCTTCTCTAAACTTGATAACAACCCTAAATCCAGCGTTTCCAATAACAATTGGTGATAGTAATGCTTCACTTCTTGCTCTTGTTCTAACTGTCTAAGCGTTTCGTCAATCGCTTGCTCTTTCGCTTTTGCTTCCTGCTTTTTTTTGTCCTGAGATGCTTCGGGTTGTGTATCTTCACCAACTTCAAAAGTAGCCTCTGTTTGCAGTACTTCGAGCTCTTGTTTCTCTGCGGCGGCTAATTTTTCCTGTAACTCAGGGTTAATGTTTTTTCGCTTAAAAAACATATAACTCCCCTATTTAATTCAGGAAAACAGACGTTTAAACCAACTCTGTTTAGTTTCTTGTTGTGGAATGATTGTTTGTGCAAACTGTCTGACGGCTTTGGATAATGAACAGTTTTTCTTGGCTTCAATAAAAGGTCGCCCTAAGTTGGCACTTTCTATGGCAACCTTAAAATCATTAGGGATGATATGAACCTGAACCCCTGTGAGGGTTTCTTGAATGTCTTTCACTTTTATTGACTGACGTTTTTCATAACGATTAACGATTACCTCGAGTTGCTCTTTCTGGATCCCAAATTCAAACGAGAGCATCTTGGCAATACGAGTCGTATTTTTAACAGCAACAAGGTTTTGTTGCGTGACTAAATAAATCTTGCTGGCTGGAGCTAACACCGAGGCAAACAGCTGATCAATCCCTCGAGACATATCAACAACAACATAAGGGTAAAACTCACGTAAAAGCGGCAGAAGCTTATTCAGATTATGGGCTTTTTCGTAATTTTCATGACCGTTCTCGTGCTTAAAGCTCAACATATGTAAACCACTCGGGTGCTTAGTCACGTAGCCACCGAGTGAGCTTTCATCAAGGTCATTCACGTGGGCAATAGCATCCGCCAAGCTATAAGGGGAAGAAACATTTAAGTAGTCATCAATCACCCCAAATTGCAGGTCGAGGTCTAATAACAACACTTGCTCTGGATACGCTTTAGCAACTTCCATTGCAGAGTTAAGCGCCAACATTGAAGCTCCAGCTCCGCCTTTACTATTCACAAAGACCAACAACTCACCCAAGTGGCGACTGGCAACTTTCTCTTCCGCCACATTTTTGAGCATTGGAATCAGTTCTTCGAACGCCGCTTTATCGGAGATAAAATCCGCCGCACCAATACGTAATGCGATTTTCAATGCACCATTGTCATTTTCATTGCCGAATACAATCAGCGATGCTTCATGTCCTTCAGAAGCAGTAGGCCCTTCATAGGTTTGCAGTTCGACGATCTTTTGCGCCCAATTTGGGCCCGTTTCGACAAAAATCAGATCAGGTGGTGAAAATTGAGCTAAATTCGACACCACCAAACTATGAAAAGAGATGGCCTCAAAGTTAATGCTCTTGCATTTACCAAGTTCATGGCTAATGTGCATGTGAAAGCGGTCACTTGAATAAAATACCCAAATGCTGAGGCTGGTTTTTAACCGCAAGCGATTCTCATCATTTCGCGTCAACTTCACCGCTTCTCCCATTCACACTCTCCTAGCAATCCGTTTCCGCTGTGGGGTTGTCATCCGTTCCTCGGTGATACCCTAAATTCTCTCTCGGTCGAATGGCTTCATAATCTGGAACCGTCAAAACACCAATTGAGTCAAATAAGCCAAGCAGTCCGACAAACTGGTAATTAAAATCAACAACTTTGGCTCTTACATATCTAATTCTAGAAAAGGCATCTGAACTTGTCAGATCGATCTCACCACCATTTTCATCTAAGTAATCAATCTGTAAATTATCTGCGGTGAAACCATCCGGTGCATTTGTTCCCACAACTAAATCCGGAATATCGTTTCTATCTTCGATTCGACAAACCACTGCAAGCCTTGCACTGACTCGGGTCATTTCGTTGATCAACTGCAACGAATAGACATAGCGCCCCACTTCTATCATGCCGAAAATTACAATCAGTAAAGCCGTCGATACAAGGGTAAATTCCACTATGCTCAATCCATGCTGCTTTCTCATGGCGCAGTCCTCATCACTGCTGAAGCGTTCAGTGAAAAACTAAAATTCAGACTTTCAGGAAATGCATCCAATATTGGAGAGTAAGAATGAGAGGCAGAAATTGTCACATAACCATTCGCGTGGGTGACCGTAACATCGCTAGTGGATAAGTTAGACAGAAGAGATGAGTCACCAGCAGTTGTCTTACCATAAACCACCATATTTTTGATTTGATCATGATTGGCGATTTGGTCAAATGTTGCAGTACCTGTGATATCACTAGTAGCATAGCGAACACCATTTTGTACTAATTTATTTAGCGTGTTGTAACGAATCAGTGCATTACCCAGTTCAGTAATACCAATTAAGATCGTCAATAAGACAGGGATAGTGATAAGGAACTCAACGGCAGCAACACCTTGCTGTTTACATGATATATTGACCATATCAAGACTCCTTTCCAAGAGGGTCTTTGTAAAGGACAATTCGATACGCACCATCTGTATCGGAATTATCTCCCGGAGCACCTCCTGTTACTGTGCAGTCCTCTATAAACTCACCAAAAACCGCTTGTTTTCCAGAATTACTGGTAGGAGCCTTTTGCAGCATAAAGAAGCAACCAATAGCACTAATATTAAAAGAACTTGTCCCCCCAGTCGCACCAGTGCAATCAACGATAGGTATAGGTAAAATTCTTCTGTTAGGTTGTCCTCCTTGTGAAATACGACAATCAGAGTCCCCTGTGCAATCTGGCAAAGCAGCCTGATAATCACTGTAACCCCATGGGTTGTTGCCACTACCACTCGTATCAAGGTATTTCACATCACCATCATTATCTAAAGAGGCTTTCACAACAGGCTCTTTTACATAAACATCTGGTGGATAATCAGTAGAATTCACGCCTCCTCCACCGTACTCATCAAAGCGAGTATTTAAGCCCTGACCAACAGGACCTACGGTGTTACCCGGCTTAGTTATAACTGGCTCTGTAATATCAATTGTCCCTTCATAACCACCAGCAAGTGCCTCTCTTACTGTATCTGCACCGGAACCGAAATCGAGCAACTGATAATTGCCGGCTCCCATTTCTGACTGATTTTGGTCAGCAAGCTTTAAAGCATAAACCTCTCCCTGGTTGTAACCATTCGCTCCTGGAGCATCGCCTTCACAAACAGCAATAGGGACTACATTGACAAGAATTTGAATGGCTGAGCTCGGCCCTGCAACAGCACTCGCAGAAATATTTTTATCTACATTAAAAATACTGGCAAAAAAGTCTTTCAATGCAAAACCTGTAACCTGAACTCGTACATAGCTATCTCTAGTCGTCGTATAGCCAGCATATGGAAAAATCTGAGGATCATTGGAGTATTGAACAGATAAGTTTGCTGTTGAAAAGTCCATTTCACTATTACCCGAAGCACTTGCCATATTCGTGAGCGTTGTATTGATAGCAGAGGTAGCTTCGGCTGTTGATCCACCGTCATCCAAGACGATCGCTGCAGCTAACGCAGCAGCATCTACACCATTTTGTAATCGGGTTTTATTTAATAAGGCGTGGTTTACATCAATGGCAAGTGCAGCAATCCCCAATAACGCTAACATTGCAGCAGTGACCATGACCAATACCAAACCTTGGTTTTTGCGGGCAGCACTTACCCTTTTTCTAATAGCCATAGAAATCTCCTTATGGCGCTGATCCAAAGCCCTCTAAAAATTGGCTTTCAGTGCCTTTAAGGTCATCGACTTCTAATCCGGTATATACCTGATAGGCACCTTCCATTCTTTCCCCACTGCCTGTTGGTATGACTCCTAAATTATCATTGGTAGCTCTTGGGTTATAAGTTTGTTCAACGCGTATACTTGCAACATAACCACCTAATTCAGGCTGATTCGCACAACCGGCAATAATGAGGCCCATCGTTAACACTGCAATTAAACTGAATATCTGTTTCATCATGCTCTGATCCTCGCTACAAACTATGCCCAAATGAGCCTTCAGTCCCACCTCTGGAGTTATCAATAAAAGAATCCGCACGTTGCTGTGACTCTTGTTGTGAGTGGGTATTATTTGGGATTATTCTCGCTCCTCGGCCAAGCAGGTAATACTCGACATCAGTGGGTTCAACAAAACCATCCGTTGGCAATGAAACTTTTTTTCTATCAATTGGTTTTGCTAAGCGAGGGGTAACTAAAATCACAAGTTCAGTTTCACCAGAAACATACTCTTGGCTATTAAACAGTTGACCTAAAATCGGGATGTCGCTAAACCCAGGCATTTCATTGACTATATCCCTAACGTTTTCACTAAGCAGTCCAGCAATACCGATGGTTTGACCATCGGCTAACTCTAGCGTTGAAGACGCGCTTCGACGTGTAATTGGAGGGATAACATAAGTACTGTTGGTATTTCCCGGATTGAGAGTTAAGGAATTAGTATTGGCGATTTCACTCACATCTACCGCTAAGTTGAGATTGATTTTTTGATCACTCAATATAGTAGGAATAAACTTCAACCCTACACCATATTCTTTGTATTCAATTGTAATTCCATCGCGATCAGGGACAGGGATTGGAAATTCTCCTCCCGCTAAAAACTCTGCTTTTGCTCCGCTTAATGCGGTCAAGTTAGGTTCTGCTAGTACTTTTGCATTTCCGTTTTGTTTAGCAATATCAAGCGCAAAAGTGAACAAGGTGTCACTATCAATAAACGTTCCTAACAATCCCGTACTTTCGATAGTCGGTACGTTAAAAATCGGCCCTACAATACCGTCAACGTCGTCAATAATGCCCCCCGCCGAAGTACCTCCCCACGAGAATTTCCCATTGAGCTCAAAGAAATGAAAATTCGCATCAAATCGACGAACTAAACTGCGCTGAACCTCTGCAACAGTGACCTCTAACATCACTTGCTGAGCACCACCGATCGTCATCAAATTTATCACACCAGTTTGCTCTACTTGTTCACTGAGCGACTCTTTGGTTTTATCTGCTGATTGTCCAGCTGCATAAGTTTCAGCGACACGCAAAGCCATACTCATATTGGCTTGGTTACTTACCTGCCCGCTTAAAATCAAACGATTTTGTGAACTATGAACCTCAATGGCCTCATTTGGTAAAAACTCATACAATTTAGCTTTCAAACTATTGAGATCATGAGTCACCTGAATATTAATCGATTCAATTAATTCCCCTCGACTGTTCCACGCCATCAAGTTTGTCGAACCTAGCTTTTTACCAATCAGAAAAAGTTCGTTTGATTTGAGCATCACAATATCGAGCACTTCCGGATCGCCCAATGAAACCCGCTTAGCCTTGCCAGACAGGGTCACGTGGGTCGATTTATGGTGTGGCACCGTAACCACTTGCCCAGTTTGAGTTGCGGCATGCACATAAAAAACGGAAAACAGAAACAACGTAATAAGGGTGATTATTCTTGTCATAGCTCACCTCAGTCCTTGACTTTGATATTAGAAGACTGGGTACCTTTTATAACGGTCACACTAGGTGCCACGTACCGCTTAACCACTTTTTCTTCTTCATATGGATTACGTAACGTAAGCTGAATTTCACCTCGGCTTCTTGCCGTTAATAACCGTTCAGCTTGCTTGGGGGAAACTTCGAGCGTGACCGCCCGAACAATAACTGGCTTGTTCTCTTTTGTTTTTGCCGTTTGGTCAACAGCAAGGACCTTAATGTCTTTCAAAACAGTGATCGTATTTGCTGACGTATCGCTGTATTTAATCGTGTTCAGCACATCCACACGATTGCCCGGTAACAGAAAGCCCGCGACCCCAATCACATCATTAACTCGTATGGTCACCGCGCGTTTATTTTCGGGAATAAGAGCCGCCAATGTAGAACCTTCTCCTGGTGTCGATAAACGAGGAAGCGTGACTATTTCACCAGCAAATATGGTCGTCGCCACCACTTGCCCCAATAATTCATCAACATTGCTAAACTGCTCTTCACTTCGCCAATCTACTTCGAGTAATTTGGTGGTTAAGTGCTGCTCTTCAATCACACTTCCTGCGGTAATTTCCTGCAAAGCAACAACGACAGGTTCCCTTTCAACCACTTCCACTTCCGTCTGAGGTTGCATTTGCCGATCCATCCACTGCTTGGCAAAAAATACCGCCCCTAAGCCAAAAATAATGGACAGTAAGAAGAGTAATATGACTTGGTTTCTGCTCATCGGGCGCCTCCTCCTTTACCATCAGCAGTAAAATAGACTTCCCATGCTCTGCTTAAAATGTCTGGTGTGATCATCGGAGGAACTTCTTCAAATGCAATGATGTCACGACTGATCCCAACAATGTCTTTAGGCAAACAAGGATAAAAACCAACATTGTGCTGACGGTGTAAGTCAAATAATTGTTCGAATGTTGAGTGTTCTAGATTAAGGTCACGGCCCTGAGCAAGTTTTTCCCACAGCGCCTTATATTCATGTTCTTTTAATGGGTAGAATTGGATCTTGTAACCAAGCCGTCTGAGAAAAGCGGGGTCACTGATCTTTTCCGGATCTAAGTTCGTAGAAAAAGCGAGCGTTAAGATAAAGGGAATGGTGATTTGCTGACCATTAGGGAGAGATAAATGGTCAAAGAAATACTCCATTGGCACTATCCAACGGTTAAGTAACGTCGCGACAGGCATGGGCTGGCGTCCAAGGTCATCAATAATGAAAATACCGTTATTGGCCATCATTTGCAGTGGCGCCATCCAGACGCGGTTATGCTCCGTATGATTCACCTCAAGCATATCCATTGTCAGCTCACCACCAACTTGGATACTGGGCCTTTCACATAAGGCCCAACGGCGGTCAAACTGTTCTTTATACAGCAGACTGCGCTCATCATCCGTCGTTACTTTCTTATGATGTTGGGGAGAAAATACCTTAATGATGTTCCCCGCAGCATAGACCGCATACGGGATATAAACCGAGGTATTGAGGGAATCAAGAATTCGTGTTGCAACAAAGGTTTTCCCTGTCCCTGCGTCGCCATAAAGCAGCAAGGCTCTGCCAGAATTAATTGCGGGCCCCAAGACAGAAATCATGCGCTCAGCACCATACACTTCACTTAAAGCCGAAGTGACATCGTCTTTGGTAACAACTTTTGCTCGCACATCCTGAGCTTTAACCATGGCATCATATTGCTTGAGCGAGACTGGTGTCGGTCCTAAATAAGCATCTTTTGCAAAAGCAGTATCCGCTTCGGTTACGCCTGTTTCAGATAAACCATAACGCACATGACTACTACTTTGGGTGTTAAAACCCGATGACTCGGCTTGAAAAACTTCAACAAGGGATTTTTTTCTTAGATTAGCAATAAGATCTTCAATCATATGGCTATTAATCGCCATTAAACGGGTCAGCTCTAAAATGTCTGACTTTGGAAAGGCGGCTAATTGCTTAATTAACAAGTTTTCTACCACTACTTTAGGCACCAGCAACTCATCGAATGACGTCGGTACTTTAGGTGCGTCAGCCTGTGGTGTTAACTTGCATCGATGATGGCTTTCCCTCGAAGTAATAGCCATGGTGACTCCTTGTCATCCCAAATAGTTATTCAGAGCCAGTCCGATTACGACAATTGGAGCGAACGGCATTCTAAGTTTAGAAGAAGATCTCGATACTTGCGGAGCTCGAATAGCACTTTTGTTTAGATGGAGGTAAGTTTGATAGCGGCCGAGGAGTTGGCGTAATGACTCTGGCTGCATCGATAGGTGAAGACACGCATAAAACAAACCGACAACAATGCTTGCAATGGCAATCCAATATAAGCCTGACTGTAGTTGTTCCCACCCAAGGAAACATCCAATTCCCGCAAGCAATTTCACATCGCCGGGAGCCATAATCCGAGCAAAATAGAGGATTAGTCCCAATACAAATAACGTGATGCCGCAGCCGAGCGTAATGAGAACAGAATAAAATTCATGGGTCATAACCCATTGCTGGAACAAACAGAAAGTAATCAAGGTAGCGACAAGTAAATTAGGAATACGATGCTCTCTAGCATCAAACACCGCAATTAAAATTAAGATCAACCATCCGCCATAGGCAAAGCTCATGCACCGTCCCTTTTAGTGAACTATTGAACTTAAAGTCTAGTGCATAAATTAATTAAACAAGGCGCTAAACTCCTGAATTAACGTATCTTGCCAAGCAGAAAAGACACCAGCTAATATCACTACTAGCAACGCTGCACTAATGACATATTCAACAACACTTAAACCTTCTTCATCTCTGAAGAATTGGTAAATTAAAACCATCATTCTGCTAGCCCTAAAATAAAACAATCCCATGCAAGTATAGAACTTTTGCATGGGATTCTTTATTTAAAGGTTTATTAACTAGTCGAAAAAACGGTAGCAAGCTCTGCAGAAATAGTCGCTCCCCACTGGCTAAATACAGCAGCTAATGCTGCCACCAGTAGCCCTGCACCGACAACGTACTCAACAACGGTCAACCCTTCTTCGTCCTGCATGAAAGTTTTCACGTTTTTTACTAAATTATCCATCTCTTGGTCTCCTTCCAGATAATGCAATGCAGCGTCATTGCTTAACTATTAATTTAGAGGCTTATTAACTTAATTGTTAGGATTTTATTGCCAATGTTTGGTACTTTTTTGCTGTCAAATTGTGGGTTTTTTAATCTAATTAGAATTATTTAATGACAACAATGTTAATTAACTCATATTCAACCTTATAAGAACCTGCTTGCACCAATAAACACTAACCAATTGATTAATATGAGCAAAAGTACACAATACAATTCACCACGCTTTTGTTTAAATAAATCAAACAAAAATCTCATTAATGGAACTTGACATGCTTATACGTCGCAATGCGTGTGATAAATATCACACAAGTACTTTTATATCGCTAAGCTGGGGCCGAATTGACGACAAAAATAAACCGCAATCGGTATTCGTATTTGCAGTCAAAACTCCATGTTCTAGTCTTTAAGCATTAGCCCTTTTAATCAGAACAATGGAATGTAAAAAAAGAATGAATGTACTGCACAAGGGATATTGGATAGGAAAATCCATTTCATTTGTCCCAAGAGACATGATGTTTCAAATCGAAAAGTACTTCCACATTGTAGAAAATGGTCATGATGTTTCAGTGTTAAGTGAAGCGGACATTCAGTTTTGTTTTTTCTTTTTCGAGCCGTACACTAACCACCCTCTGCTGATTACTGCGGTCAAGATATGTCAGAACCTAAATAAAAAACTCATTGTTATTCATAAAGGCCAAATTGCTAAAGAAATCCTCGATCTGGAAGTTGTTTATAACCACTTTGATATTGAAAATGGGAAGTATAACGATTGGATAGAAAATATGAGCCGAGACGTTTATTTCCATTTTAAAAACTCAAAAAATATTATTGATATACATAAAGATAAGTCTCTCTTCGAGCAACACTCAATCAATAAAGATATCATTGAAATTTTGAGATATATAGAACAAAACTTAGAAAAAACAATAAGAGAAGAAGATATTGCTGACTACTGCCATTATTCTGTTACTTATTTTTCCAAACTATTTCACAAATCAGTGGGGATGAGTTTTCGAGACTATCTCATTAGTAAAAGAATTTCTTTAGCAAAACAGCTGCTCGTTGAAGATCGAAAAACAAAAATTGCTTTTATTGCCTTTCAATGTGGATACAAAGACGTTTCCTATTTTTCCCGCATATTTAAGAAAAAGACAGGCTTAACACCAGCCATCTATCGCCAATTGCATTAACACCATAAATCTCACATATCATTTCAATATGTTAAGAACGAATACACGCAACCAACCTACTCCAAAAGGAGTTCATTATTCGCTCTGTCCTCCACTTCCTTACAAATTATCTTTTAAGTTATTAAGACAACATGCTAGAGTTAACAAGATCTTAACATAACTACTACAAAATAAATTTTGCCAATAACACGGAGTTAGAGAATGATTCAACCTAACGAGTTAAGCAAACCAACCTGTGCTCTCCCACCACCGAATGAAATGATCTTGAAATGGGCCGAGGAACGCCCAAACGAGGTTTATCTCAAGCAAATTATCAACCGACAATTTGTTGAATTTACCTATGCCGAAGTTGCAGACCAAGCTTTACGCCTCGTCACTGTGCTACGTAATTTAGGTGTGCAACCGGGCGATCGAGTCGCTTTGATTTCCAAAAACTGTGCAGAGTGGTTTATTTGCGACCTTGCTATGATGTTGGGGGATTATGTCAGTGTCCCCGTTTTCCCAACGGCAGGCGCAGACACGATTGAGTACTGCTTAACACATAGTGAAAGTAAGGTCTTAATTGGCGGAAAGCTTGATGACTCAGCGGCAACAAACCAAGTTCTTGCTAATCTACCCGAACTCATTAGCATCGCCTTGCCTTATGACAGTGCTCCAGAGTGTCAACATCAATATAGCGAGCTCATCAAAGAGGCAGAAGCTAGCACAGAACGTCCAGAGCACTACGATGATAAGCTAATGTCCTTGGTTTATACCTCCGGCACATCTGGGTTACCAAAAGGAGCTATGCTAACTTACGGTGCTTTTAGCTGGTCTGTCGATAAACTGATTCAACATATTGGCATCGAGAAAAATGATCGCTTGTTCTCCTACCTTCCTTTGGCGCACATTACTGAACGCGTTTATATCTTTGGTTCATCCATCATGGGTGGCGTACAAACGGCATTTCCAGAATCGCTTGATACTTTCATTGAAGATGTGAAGATGCAGCGGCCGACACTCTTTATTTCAGTTCCTCGCCTGTGGACCCTATTCCAGCAGCGTATTCAAGATAAATTGCCTCAAAAGAAATTGAATATTCTGCTGAAGATCCCATTCATTAATAATTTGATTAAAAAGAAATTAGCTGATGGTCTTGGATTAAACAAAGCTCGCGTACTCGGCTGTGGTTCAGCTCCAGTTTCTCCAGCTTTGCTCGATTGGTACCACAGTGTTGGCCTTAATATTACCGAAGCTTGGGGAATGACTGAGTCTTTCGCTTACAGCACACTGAATTACCCATTCCGAGCCGACAAAATTGGC encodes the following:
- a CDS encoding AMP-binding protein — its product is MIQPNELSKPTCALPPPNEMILKWAEERPNEVYLKQIINRQFVEFTYAEVADQALRLVTVLRNLGVQPGDRVALISKNCAEWFICDLAMMLGDYVSVPVFPTAGADTIEYCLTHSESKVLIGGKLDDSAATNQVLANLPELISIALPYDSAPECQHQYSELIKEAEASTERPEHYDDKLMSLVYTSGTSGLPKGAMLTYGAFSWSVDKLIQHIGIEKNDRLFSYLPLAHITERVYIFGSSIMGGVQTAFPESLDTFIEDVKMQRPTLFISVPRLWTLFQQRIQDKLPQKKLNILLKIPFINNLIKKKLADGLGLNKARVLGCGSAPVSPALLDWYHSVGLNITEAWGMTESFAYSTLNYPFRADKIGSVGNAGPGIELKIADDDEIMVRSNGLFSGYYKNDISTQESFDQEGWLHTGDIGVIDSDGYLTIQGRKKDTFKTAKGKFVAPVPIEKKLFEYSRVEMMCLIGLGLPAPILLVVPHDFPNFDRKRYERTTNKVIARMNAELESHEQIKGVLMIKDPWSIENGILTPTLKIKRHILEQKYHDIGHNWPKDQLVVWEE